The following are encoded in a window of Pecten maximus chromosome 17, xPecMax1.1, whole genome shotgun sequence genomic DNA:
- the LOC117315512 gene encoding potassium voltage-gated channel protein Shaw-like: MDTPNNPKAITSAMADQVHFNVGGTRFSTTWATLQRIPNSKLGRLQESGKEIQQEHGEFFFDRNPAVFGCVLDFYRNGVLHLPETVCGRQIRDELGFWDISAGLVSSCCWRVLYKDDGVDKTMAFLDMELPVFPNSMQLFQKAEKMSSTIWNLLEYPSSSMMAKGYMLFYFVCVLLSVIPDMVDIGFLHILNLTNLVFLLDILIRFVMSPNKVRFIFSVINILDILALMACVATLIVSIVELIFPNIHLSVQALGVVQMFKYVRFYRVMKANRALALLLLAVYKSKRALLLYVSIMIVNCVFFGILAFGFDSTSEYTSLNDVPSSIYWALVTMTTIGYGDICPITIAGKVIAVLCGISGLILLPLPISAVYQTFSTLYSRNRDRERHVTDLHPNQLAAVPFHQPTKVI, from the exons ATGGACACACCAAACAATCCTAAG GCGATAACCAGCGCAATGGCCGACCAGGTCCATTTTAACGTTGGCGGGACGAGATTCTCTACCACCTGGGCCACTCTGCAAAGAATCCCTAATTCCAAACTTGGCCGACTACAGGAAAGTGGCAAGGAGATACAACAGGAGCACGGGGAATTCTTCTTTGACAGGAACCCTGCTGTATTTGGCTGCGTGTTAGATTTCTACAGAAATGGTGTCCTGCATCTGCCGGAAACAGTTTGTGGACGACAGATTCGAGATGAATTAGGATTCTGGGATATATCAGCTGGCCTCGTTTCCAGTTGTTGTTGGCGGGTTCTGTACAAGGATGATGGAGTTGACAAGACAATGGCGTTTCTAGACATGGAGCTGCCCGTCTTTCCTAACAGTATGCAGCTATTTCAGAAGGCTGAGAAGATGTCTTCCACGATCTGGAACCTCCTGGAATACCCATCATCATCAATGATGGctaag GGGTACATGCTGTTCTACTTCGTTTGTGTCCTGTTGTCAGTAATCCCTGACATGGTGGATATTGGATTCTTACACATCCTCAACCTTACCAATTTGGTGTTTCTTCTGGACATCCTGATCCGCTTCGTCATGTCGCCAAACAAAGTACGATTCATCTTCAGCGTCATCAACATTCTGGACATCCTCGCTCTCATGGCTTGCGTCGCAACACTTATAGTAAGCATTGTGGAATTGATATTCCCCAATATTCATCTCTCCGTCCAGGCACTCGGGGTAGTTCAGATGTTTAAGTATGTCCGGTTCTATCGCGTGATGAAGGCCAACCGCGCCCTCGCTTTACTCCTCCTTGCGGTGTATAAGAGTAAGCGAGCGTTGTTGCTATATGTATCGATAATGATCGTAAATTGTGTCTTTTTCGGAATCCTTGCTTTCGGGTTTGACAGCACATCTGAGTACACCTCCTTAAACGATGTTCCGTCGTCCATTTACTGGGCAttggttaccatgacaaccattGGCTATGGAGACATTTGCCCTATTACGATAGCTGGTAAGGTTATTGCTGTCCTCTGTGGAATAAGTGGACTGATCCTACTTCCACTTCCCATTTCAGCCGTTTATCAAACATTTAGCACGCTCTACTCACGTAACCGAGACCGCGAACGACACGTGACCGATCTTCATCCGAATCAGTTGGCTGCAGTTCCCTTTCACCAGCCAACAAAAGTTATTTGA
- the LOC117315513 gene encoding potassium voltage-gated channel protein Shaw-like: protein MDTPNNPKAITSTMADQVHFNVGGTRFSTTWATLQRIPNSKLGRLQESGKEMQQEHGEFFFDRNPAVFGCVLDFYRNGVLHLPETVCGRQIREELGFWDISAGLVSSCCWRVLYKDDGVDKTMAFLDMELPVFPNSMQLFQKAEKMSSTIWNLLEYPSSSVMAKGYMLFYFVCVLMSVIPDMVDIGFLHILNLANLVFLLDILIRFVMSPNKVRFIFSVINILDILALMACVATLIVSIVELIFPNIHLSVQALGVVQMFKYVRFYRVMKANRALALLLLAVYKSKRALLLYVSIMIVNCVFFGILAFGFDSTSEYTSLNDVPSSIYWALVTMTTIGYGDICPITIAGKVIAVLCGMSGLVLLPLPISAVYQTFSTLYSRNRDRERHVTDLHPNQLAAVPFHQPTKVI, encoded by the exons ATGGACACACCAAACAATCCTAAG GCGATAACCAGCACAATGGCCGACCAGGTCCATTTTAACGTTGGCGGGACGAGATTCTCTACAACCTGGGCCACTCTTCAAAGAATCCCTAATTCCAAACTTGGCCGACTACAGGAAAGTGGCAAGGAGATGCAACAGGAACACGGGGAATTCTTCTTTGACAGGAACCCTGCTGTATTTGGCTGCGTGTTAGATTTCTACAGAAATGGTGTCCTGCATCTGCCGGAAACAGTTTGTGGACGACAGATTCGAGAGGAATTAGGATTCTGGGATATATCAGCTGGCCTCGTTTCCAGTTGTTGTTGGCGGGTTCTGTACAAGGATGATGGAGTTGACAAGACAATGGCGTTTCTAGACATGGAGCTGCCCGTCTTTCCTAACAGTATGCAACTATTTCAGAAGGCTGAGAAGATGTCTTCCACGATCTGGAACCTCCTGGAATACCCATCATCATCAGTGATGGctaag GGGTACATGCTGTTCTACTTCGTTTGTGTCCTGATGTCAGTAATCCCTGACATGGTGGATATTGGATTCTTACACATCCTCAATCTTGCCAATTTGGTGTTTCTTCTGGACATCCTGATCCGCTTCGTCATGTCGCCAAACAAAGTACGATTCATCTTCAGCGTCATCAACATTCTGGACATCCTCGCTCTCATGGCTTGCGTCGCAACACTTATAGTAAGCATTGTGGAATTGATATTCCCCAATATTCATCTCTCCGTCCAGGCACTCGGGGTAGTTCAGATGTTTAAGTATGTCCGGTTCTATCGCGTGATGAAGGCTAACCGCGCCCTCGCTTTACTCCTCCTTGCGGTGTATAAGAGTAAGCGGGCGTTGTTGCTATATGTATCGATAATGATCGTAAATTGTGTCTTTTTCGGAATCCTTGCTTTCGGGTTTGACAGCACATCTGAGTACACCTCCTTAAACGATGTTCCGTCGTCCATTTACTGGGCAttggttaccatgacaaccattGGCTATGGAGACATTTGCCCTATTACGATAGCTGGTAAGGTTATTGCTGTCCTCTGTGGAATGAGTGGACTGGTCCTACTTCCACTTCCCATTTCAGCCGTTTATCAAACATTTAGCACGCTCTACTCACGTAACCGAGACCGCGAACGACACGTGACCGATCTTCATCCGAATCAGTTGGCTGCAGTTCCCTTTCACCAACCAACAAAAGTTATTTGA